From one Candidatus Hydrogenedentota bacterium genomic stretch:
- a CDS encoding prepilin-type N-terminal cleavage/methylation domain-containing protein, translating to MKRNGFTLIELLVVIAIIGILAAILLPALARAREAARRKSCQNNLKQWGTIFKLYADEQKDYWPPLQVTDQSGANWPAGSVQDRLRLAAAPLVGAWYPNYNADPSICICPSDPVDSISSMKTDDGDWDIWERPWKAGLSYMYYGWMMDLLAHPNLPPISINDLVNLDAISSALNLNVPAEGRVPVQFGHIVDGMLARVLQRITATPGGVVLLQLAGEDITVPQGVGNGHGTKIYRIKEGNERFMITDVNNPQSSAMAQSSLFAMCDTMGNETGIAFFNHVPGGCNVLFMDGHVDWIPYVPPAPGQNNTDSMDLGATQPVLPSMANLIGVFTSANDM from the coding sequence ATGAAGCGTAACGGATTCACACTGATTGAGTTGTTGGTTGTCATTGCAATTATCGGGATTCTGGCTGCCATATTGCTCCCGGCTCTTGCCCGTGCCCGAGAAGCGGCACGCAGAAAATCCTGCCAGAACAACCTAAAACAATGGGGCACCATTTTCAAGCTCTATGCCGATGAGCAAAAAGATTATTGGCCGCCCCTCCAAGTGACTGACCAATCGGGAGCCAACTGGCCTGCCGGTTCCGTACAAGACCGGCTGCGATTGGCTGCCGCGCCGCTGGTCGGTGCTTGGTACCCCAATTACAACGCAGATCCCTCTATTTGTATCTGCCCTTCTGATCCCGTCGATAGTATCAGTTCAATGAAAACCGATGACGGCGATTGGGATATCTGGGAACGGCCTTGGAAAGCAGGTCTCAGCTATATGTATTACGGGTGGATGATGGATCTTCTCGCGCATCCCAATTTGCCCCCCATAAGCATTAACGACTTGGTCAATCTGGACGCCATCTCCTCCGCCTTGAATCTGAACGTGCCCGCCGAAGGACGTGTTCCCGTGCAATTTGGGCACATCGTGGATGGTATGCTCGCCCGTGTGCTGCAACGTATCACCGCCACCCCCGGCGGCGTTGTGTTGCTTCAGCTCGCCGGCGAAGACATTACCGTACCTCAAGGCGTAGGCAATGGTCACGGCACGAAAATCTACCGTATAAAAGAAGGTAATGAGCGCTTTATGATTACCGATGTAAATAATCCACAGAGTTCCGCCATGGCACAAAGCTCCCTCTTCGCCATGTGCGACACTATGGGTAACGAAACTGGTATCGCCTTTTTCAATCATGTTCCCGGCGGATGCAACGTCCTATTTATGGACGGTCACGTCGATTGGATTCCTTACGTACCGCCCGCGCCCGGCCAAAACAATACTGACTCCATGGATCTTGGCGCAACCCAGCCCGTATTACCGAGCATGGCGAATCTAATTGGTGTCTTTACCTCTGCCAACGATATGTAG